From the Saccharobesus litoralis genome, one window contains:
- the nagB-II gene encoding glucosamine-6-phosphate deaminase NagB-II, which translates to MTTTIMEQEARQTPSLIRDQLKNNQAKAQALGESIRNNPPKFVYIIGRGSSDHAGVFGKYLIEIEAGITVAHAAPSVASVYDKQLDLSNTLVLAISQSGRSPDILSQLAMAKNAGATTVALVNDETSPLAEQADFLMPLGAGEEKAVAATKSYLCTLSAITQIVAHWTQNQALLDALDALPEQLQAAIDAERQLTTQQFQDVHNCVVLGRGLGYAVSREIALKLKEVCSIHAESYSSAEFVHGPIALAGKRILALEIDVHDESRPYHQEQIIDLQKRGSKIIHLNQVDTNCHPRTAPLLVLQKFYVDIATVSTELGYNPDAPQGLNKVTRTQ; encoded by the coding sequence ATGACAACAACCATCATGGAACAAGAAGCTCGCCAAACACCGAGCTTGATCCGAGACCAGTTAAAAAACAACCAAGCCAAAGCCCAAGCTTTAGGTGAAAGTATTAGAAATAACCCACCTAAATTTGTTTATATCATAGGTCGAGGCTCGTCCGATCATGCTGGGGTATTTGGTAAATACTTAATAGAGATAGAGGCCGGTATCACAGTTGCCCATGCCGCACCATCGGTCGCCAGTGTTTATGATAAACAACTCGATTTATCTAACACACTCGTATTAGCGATTTCGCAATCAGGTCGCAGCCCAGATATTTTGTCGCAATTAGCCATGGCTAAAAATGCCGGAGCGACTACAGTCGCCTTAGTTAACGACGAAACTTCGCCGTTAGCTGAACAAGCCGATTTTTTAATGCCTTTAGGAGCGGGAGAAGAAAAGGCCGTTGCCGCAACAAAAAGTTACTTGTGTACGCTGTCGGCTATCACGCAAATTGTTGCTCATTGGACTCAAAATCAAGCCTTGCTAGATGCGCTAGACGCGCTGCCTGAACAGCTACAAGCCGCGATTGATGCAGAGCGCCAATTAACCACCCAGCAATTTCAAGATGTTCACAACTGCGTGGTATTAGGACGCGGTTTAGGTTATGCCGTTTCACGCGAAATCGCCTTAAAGCTCAAAGAAGTCTGTTCTATTCATGCTGAAAGTTACAGTAGCGCCGAATTTGTGCATGGTCCTATCGCTTTGGCCGGTAAACGCATATTGGCGTTAGAAATTGACGTGCACGATGAATCTCGGCCATATCATCAAGAGCAAATTATCGATTTACAAAAGCGTGGTTCTAAGATAATTCATTTAAATCAGGTAGATACAAATTGCCATCCGCGCACTGCGCCTTTGTTGGTATTACAAAAGTTTTATGTGGATATCGCCACAGTCTCAACCGAGCTCGGCTATAATCCGGATGCACCTCAAGGTTTAAATAAAGTAACTCGGACACAATAA
- the nagA gene encoding N-acetylglucosamine-6-phosphate deacetylase, with translation MKQHYRPTRFFNGQGFIDNAVISVENGVICGIDVAENEVAENLTSKATNNAINPQDITRLNGTLAPGYIDVQVNGGGGVLFNNQPTLASLQAMFNAHRQYGTTALLPTLITDDIDVMQQAADAVAQAIKQPLSGIVGIHFEGPHLSVPKKGVHPAQHIRHISDQEWQLFSRNDLGIKKVTLAPEAVSPEEIQRLTELNVIVSLGHSNATYEQTQAALAAGATGFTHLFNAMSPLTSREPGVVGAALAAQQTYCGIIIDHHHVHSTSANLAYRLKSADKLVLVTDAMALIGSKQSHFNLFGEQVALQGDKLTIDTGQLAGSHLSMQQAVQNSVNDLHIELGDCLKMASLTPATWLGLDEQMGKIAVGYRADWVLLNDDLSVQQTWVAGQAS, from the coding sequence ATGAAACAACACTACCGCCCTACTCGCTTTTTTAACGGTCAAGGTTTTATCGACAATGCAGTGATCAGCGTCGAAAACGGCGTTATCTGTGGCATTGACGTAGCAGAAAATGAAGTTGCTGAAAATCTAACAAGTAAGGCAACGAATAACGCCATAAATCCACAAGACATAACCCGCTTAAATGGCACCTTGGCACCCGGTTATATCGACGTGCAAGTCAATGGTGGCGGTGGTGTACTGTTTAACAATCAGCCAACGCTTGCCAGCTTACAGGCCATGTTCAATGCTCACCGCCAGTATGGCACAACCGCGTTGCTACCCACCTTGATCACAGATGATATTGATGTGATGCAACAAGCAGCAGACGCGGTAGCGCAAGCCATTAAACAGCCTTTATCTGGCATAGTGGGTATTCACTTTGAAGGCCCACATTTATCCGTACCGAAAAAAGGCGTGCATCCCGCGCAACATATTCGCCACATTAGCGATCAAGAATGGCAACTATTTTCGCGCAACGACTTAGGTATTAAAAAAGTCACGTTGGCGCCAGAAGCGGTTAGCCCTGAGGAGATCCAGCGCCTGACAGAGCTTAACGTTATTGTGAGCTTAGGCCATAGCAATGCCACCTATGAGCAAACTCAAGCGGCATTGGCGGCAGGCGCGACCGGCTTTACTCACTTATTTAACGCCATGTCGCCATTAACCAGTCGCGAGCCAGGGGTAGTAGGGGCTGCACTGGCTGCGCAACAGACCTATTGCGGCATTATTATTGACCATCATCACGTACACAGTACCAGCGCCAACTTAGCTTATCGCCTAAAAAGTGCAGACAAGTTAGTTCTCGTGACCGACGCCATGGCATTAATTGGCAGTAAGCAAAGTCATTTCAATTTATTTGGCGAACAGGTTGCATTGCAAGGTGACAAGCTAACTATTGATACTGGGCAACTGGCCGGTTCTCATTTATCCATGCAGCAAGCCGTGCAAAACAGCGTTAACGATTTACACATCGAACTAGGCGATTGCTTAAAAATGGCCAGCCTAACCCCAGCCACATGGTTAGGTTTAGACGAGCAAATGGGCAAAATTGCCGTAGGCTATCGAGCCGATTGGGTATTACTTAATGACGATTTATCCGTACAACAAACTTGGGTTGCTGGCCAAGCCAGCTAA
- a CDS encoding sodium:solute symporter family protein, translating into MQLATLDWAIVISILASTMLIGFLVSKRASKNSASYFLAGQSMPWWLLGISMVATTFAADTPNLVTDIVRSQGVAGNWVWWAMLLTGMLTTFVYAKLWRRLGITTDVEFYEHRYTGKPARFLRGFRALYLGLFFNVMIMANVTLAAVKIGSVLFGIDPTMVIVLACVITVIFSTLGGFLGVLITDMLLFVVAMVGSILAAYFAVNHPEVGGLSQMLQHEVVSEKLAFLPDFSNPDLYIPLLVIPLLVQWWSVWYPGAEPGGGGYIAQRMLAAKDENHALAASAFFNLCHYAVRPWPWILVALASIIVFPDLASLKAAFPNVPAHLVKDDLAYSAMLTFLPAGVLGLVVASLVSAYVSTISTSLNWGASYFVNDFYKRFVKPDADDKQQVLVGRIATVVLMLCASLMALLLENALQGFRLLLTIGAGTGLLFLLRWFWSRINAWSEISAMIFSFLVSMFFEFGPFSDLLGWQKMLLSVGVTTLGWLSITLVTQPESQETLNAFWNKIQFSRTDLVKGLLIALAATIGVYAALFATGFWLYGEIVNAIVLTSIAAITGVITFKYGLKPS; encoded by the coding sequence ATGCAATTGGCAACTCTCGATTGGGCCATAGTGATCAGCATTTTGGCATCCACCATGCTGATCGGTTTTTTAGTAAGTAAGCGCGCCTCCAAAAACTCTGCTTCTTATTTTCTAGCTGGCCAAAGCATGCCTTGGTGGCTATTAGGCATTTCCATGGTGGCTACGACCTTCGCCGCTGATACGCCCAACTTAGTCACCGACATTGTGCGCTCGCAAGGCGTAGCGGGTAACTGGGTGTGGTGGGCCATGTTACTAACTGGCATGCTAACAACTTTTGTGTACGCTAAATTGTGGCGACGTTTAGGCATTACTACAGATGTTGAATTTTATGAGCACAGGTACACAGGCAAACCCGCGCGCTTTTTACGTGGCTTTCGTGCCTTGTATTTGGGTTTGTTTTTCAACGTAATGATCATGGCCAACGTCACCCTAGCCGCAGTGAAAATTGGTAGCGTTTTATTTGGTATTGACCCCACCATGGTGATTGTTCTTGCCTGTGTGATCACGGTTATTTTTTCTACCTTAGGCGGCTTTTTAGGCGTACTGATCACCGACATGTTACTGTTTGTGGTCGCTATGGTTGGCTCCATTTTAGCAGCCTACTTTGCGGTTAATCACCCTGAAGTTGGTGGCCTGAGTCAAATGTTGCAACATGAAGTTGTCAGTGAAAAATTAGCTTTTTTACCGGATTTTTCTAACCCTGATTTATATATTCCATTGCTTGTTATCCCGCTACTTGTGCAATGGTGGAGCGTATGGTACCCAGGCGCGGAACCGGGCGGCGGCGGCTATATTGCCCAGCGCATGCTTGCAGCCAAAGACGAAAACCACGCACTGGCGGCATCAGCCTTCTTTAATTTATGCCACTACGCGGTGCGCCCTTGGCCTTGGATTTTAGTCGCTTTGGCTTCAATTATTGTCTTCCCTGATTTGGCAAGCTTAAAAGCGGCATTCCCTAACGTACCTGCTCATTTAGTGAAAGACGATTTAGCCTATTCAGCCATGTTAACTTTCTTGCCTGCGGGGGTATTAGGTTTGGTTGTCGCGTCGTTAGTGTCAGCTTATGTTTCCACTATCTCAACCAGCTTAAACTGGGGTGCCTCTTACTTTGTAAACGACTTTTATAAGCGCTTTGTAAAGCCCGATGCCGACGACAAACAACAAGTTTTGGTTGGCCGCATTGCAACCGTAGTGCTTATGTTATGCGCCAGTTTAATGGCGTTATTACTGGAAAATGCCTTGCAAGGATTCCGCTTACTATTAACTATTGGTGCAGGTACAGGTTTACTCTTCTTATTACGCTGGTTCTGGTCACGCATTAATGCATGGAGCGAAATTTCAGCCATGATCTTTTCCTTCCTTGTCAGTATGTTTTTCGAGTTTGGACCATTTAGCGATTTACTTGGTTGGCAAAAAATGCTGTTGAGCGTGGGCGTAACCACCTTAGGCTGGCTATCTATCACTTTAGTTACCCAACCCGAGTCTCAAGAAACCCTCAATGCGTTCTGGAATAAAATACAATTCAGTCGCACAGACTTAGTCAAAGGTTTATTAATCGCCCTTGCCGCAACAATAGGGGTTTATGCTGCCCTATTTGCAACAGGCTTTTGGTTGTACGGTGAAATAGTTAACGCAATTGTATTAACCTCTATTGCGGCAATAACTGGTGTTATTACTTTTAAATATGGGCTTAAACCAAGCTAG
- a CDS encoding methyl-accepting chemotaxis protein, which produces MITLKAKVWLLIAAILMCLFGLMSVGLFTLKVASDSDNQARVKQLFRSTYSTVQTLEKLVTDNTINLETAQHIARHLLRNNIYHQSEYVYVADKKLNFIATPLDPQLHGTSFHEFKDSHGQSVGTIMLNAVRNNKNKQDIAEYEWTQKQADGSTEKKLSIARQTSDWGWYVGTGIGFDEVNARFWQTARWQLTICVVLTLILGATLLYSANRILNILGGEPKDVLYHVSAVAKGDLTVDHQLVVATERSSILGSTLTMRETLSQIMQNVRQVVSSLNHQTHDSEQRSCQIEDLFEQQKNETHMVATAMTEMSASSQTVAISAANAADAANEADQQGKNAMQVVQVSVSKMQDLTAQIQSTNTVITDLGSDVEEIVSVLDVIRSIAEQTNLLALNAAIEAARAGEEGRGFAVVADEVRHLAKRTQDSTSEIQVMIDKLQSGASRGITSMESSMSAAHEAVDKVTATYDSLTGIATAINTINEMNNQIATAAEEQNQVGEDISQRINMISDSAQQVADVSRDSKHMTQKLVELSEDLEKSLHYFKLSNISD; this is translated from the coding sequence ATGATCACTCTCAAAGCTAAAGTCTGGCTATTAATAGCTGCAATTCTAATGTGTTTATTTGGATTAATGTCCGTTGGCTTATTTACATTAAAAGTTGCCAGCGACTCTGATAATCAAGCCCGAGTTAAACAGTTATTTCGCTCAACCTACAGCACAGTACAAACACTTGAAAAACTCGTAACCGACAACACCATCAACCTTGAAACCGCTCAACATATCGCTCGCCATTTATTACGCAACAATATTTACCACCAATCAGAATATGTATATGTAGCTGACAAAAAGCTTAATTTTATCGCCACGCCATTAGATCCTCAGCTACATGGCACCAGCTTTCACGAATTTAAAGACAGCCATGGGCAAAGTGTCGGCACTATTATGCTTAATGCGGTACGCAATAATAAAAATAAACAGGATATTGCCGAATATGAATGGACGCAAAAGCAAGCCGATGGCTCAACTGAAAAGAAACTATCGATTGCTAGACAAACCTCAGACTGGGGTTGGTACGTAGGGACTGGGATCGGCTTTGATGAAGTCAACGCCCGTTTTTGGCAAACCGCGCGTTGGCAATTAACCATTTGTGTTGTACTCACCTTAATCTTAGGTGCGACATTGCTCTACTCCGCCAATCGAATACTGAATATCCTAGGCGGTGAGCCTAAAGATGTTTTGTATCATGTAAGTGCCGTTGCCAAAGGTGATTTAACCGTCGATCATCAATTAGTCGTTGCAACAGAGCGCAGTTCCATATTGGGCTCCACCTTAACTATGCGCGAAACCCTAAGCCAAATCATGCAAAATGTCAGGCAGGTTGTCTCCAGTCTCAATCATCAAACCCATGATTCAGAGCAACGCTCTTGTCAAATTGAAGATTTGTTTGAACAACAAAAAAATGAAACCCACATGGTAGCCACCGCCATGACAGAAATGTCAGCTTCATCGCAAACTGTAGCCATTAGCGCCGCAAATGCGGCTGATGCGGCCAACGAAGCCGATCAGCAAGGAAAAAACGCCATGCAGGTTGTCCAAGTTTCTGTGAGTAAAATGCAAGATTTAACCGCACAGATCCAATCAACCAATACGGTGATCACCGATCTCGGCAGTGATGTAGAAGAAATAGTTTCGGTACTCGATGTAATACGCTCTATTGCTGAACAAACTAACTTATTGGCATTAAACGCAGCTATTGAAGCCGCCCGTGCTGGAGAAGAGGGTCGCGGTTTTGCCGTGGTCGCCGATGAAGTACGTCACCTAGCTAAACGCACCCAAGACAGCACCAGTGAAATTCAAGTCATGATTGACAAATTACAAAGTGGCGCCAGTCGAGGTATCACATCGATGGAGTCCAGCATGTCAGCAGCCCATGAAGCGGTCGATAAAGTCACAGCAACTTATGATTCATTAACGGGAATCGCCACGGCGATCAATACCATAAACGAAATGAACAACCAAATCGCCACCGCGGCAGAAGAACAAAATCAAGTCGGTGAGGATATTAGTCAACGCATTAATATGATTTCCGATTCTGCTCAACAAGTCGCGGATGTATCAAGAGACAGCAAACACATGACACAAAAGCTTGTTGAGTTAAGCGAGGATTTAGAAAAGAGTTTGCATTATTTTAAGTTGTCTAACATTAGTGATTAG
- a CDS encoding type II toxin-antitoxin system Phd/YefM family antitoxin, whose amino-acid sequence MTTRVLTEFAASITELKANPMKVVASAHGEPVAVLNRNKPAFYCVPAEACELLMNKLEDIELLAIAEERKNEPAITVNLDDL is encoded by the coding sequence ATGACAACGAGAGTTCTTACAGAGTTTGCAGCCAGCATAACAGAGCTAAAAGCAAACCCAATGAAAGTAGTGGCTAGTGCACATGGTGAGCCAGTTGCGGTTTTAAATAGAAATAAACCCGCTTTTTATTGCGTACCAGCCGAAGCTTGTGAATTGCTTATGAATAAATTAGAGGATATAGAGTTATTAGCCATTGCAGAAGAAAGAAAAAATGAGCCGGCCATAACGGTAAACCTTGATGACTTATAG
- a CDS encoding DUF2442 domain-containing protein — MNPRVISVEAVKEHILKISFENDEVKLFDVSPFLDKGIFKELQDYNYLKQASVAFGCVEWPHEQDFSNDTLYLLSTPLGS, encoded by the coding sequence ATGAACCCTCGCGTAATTTCCGTTGAAGCAGTAAAAGAACATATTTTAAAGATTTCCTTTGAAAATGATGAGGTTAAGCTTTTTGATGTAAGCCCATTTTTAGACAAGGGCATTTTTAAGGAATTACAAGATTATAATTATTTGAAACAAGCTTCGGTTGCTTTTGGCTGTGTAGAGTGGCCTCATGAACAGGACTTCAGTAACGATACTTTATATTTACTCAGTACCCCTCTAGGCAGCTAA
- the dhiT gene encoding type II toxin-antitoxin system toxin DhiT: MPTISMFYGIIIRMYYFDNQQHNMPHIHVHYQESAAIIEIPSGDVLQGELPKSKQKLVDAWIEIHKDELMADWQLAINGESVFKIDPLK, from the coding sequence ATGCCAACTATTTCAATGTTTTATGGAATAATTATACGTATGTATTATTTCGATAATCAGCAACATAATATGCCTCATATTCATGTGCACTATCAGGAAAGCGCCGCAATTATTGAAATACCATCCGGTGATGTTTTACAAGGCGAATTACCTAAATCAAAACAAAAGCTTGTAGATGCGTGGATTGAAATACATAAAGATGAATTGATGGCTGATTGGCAACTTGCAATAAATGGTGAATCTGTTTTTAAAATAGACCCATTAAAATAG
- a CDS encoding DNA-deoxyinosine glycosylase, whose product MTTSFLDKPSDLLSSFGCIAYPDAKLLILGSMPGKASLEQNQYYAHPRNAFWPIMAELFGFSLTLDYQQRLQKLVDNQVALWDVMKHCQRQSSLDSDIVESSIVANDFVGLLKQHANINAIALNGKKAQQSFQRYVWQGLFSEFPHVKIIELPSTSPANARMKLQEKIDVWQTNLRPVL is encoded by the coding sequence ATGACCACTTCTTTTCTCGATAAACCTAGTGATTTGCTAAGCTCATTTGGCTGTATCGCTTATCCTGATGCCAAATTACTCATTCTTGGCTCCATGCCCGGCAAAGCCTCACTTGAACAAAATCAATATTATGCCCATCCGCGCAATGCATTTTGGCCCATAATGGCCGAGTTATTCGGCTTTTCACTTACGCTTGATTATCAACAACGATTGCAAAAACTAGTCGATAATCAAGTTGCGTTGTGGGATGTGATGAAGCATTGCCAGCGTCAATCTAGCCTAGATTCGGATATTGTTGAATCAAGCATCGTCGCCAATGATTTTGTTGGCTTGCTCAAGCAGCATGCAAACATTAATGCAATTGCCCTTAATGGCAAAAAAGCACAACAAAGCTTTCAACGCTATGTTTGGCAAGGCTTATTTTCTGAATTTCCGCACGTTAAAATTATCGAGTTGCCGTCAACCAGCCCCGCCAATGCCAGAATGAAATTGCAGGAGAAAATTGATGTTTGGCAAACAAACTTGCGGCCAGTTTTATAA
- a CDS encoding aspartate-semialdehyde dehydrogenase, whose product MKTVDVCVLGATGLVGKQIIEILEERDFPIGKLYPLASSRSMGKSVEFRGEELDVIDVAGFDFSKCQIGLFSAGGSVSQEYAPIAARAGCVVIDNTSEFRYQDDIPLVVPEVNAHAIADYKKRNIIANPNCSTIQMLVALQPIQANLGIERINVCTYQSVSGAGKSAVDELAGQCTKLLTGQPVESHVFDRQIAFNAIPQIDVFQDNDYTKEEMKMVWETQKIFADDSIRVNPTAVRVPVFYGHAEALHVETKGKVDISQVKAWLDTAPGVILMADNEDYPTQIGDAAGNDDVYVGRVRKDISCENGLNLWVVADNIRKGAATNSVQIAEILLAEYLS is encoded by the coding sequence ATGAAAACAGTAGATGTATGTGTATTAGGTGCCACAGGGTTAGTTGGCAAGCAAATTATTGAAATACTGGAAGAGCGAGATTTTCCAATTGGCAAGTTATACCCATTGGCAAGTTCGCGCTCAATGGGGAAATCTGTTGAATTTCGCGGCGAAGAATTAGACGTTATCGACGTTGCTGGTTTTGATTTTTCTAAATGCCAAATTGGCTTATTTTCGGCTGGTGGCAGCGTTTCACAAGAATATGCGCCAATCGCTGCGCGCGCCGGCTGTGTGGTTATCGACAATACTTCGGAATTTCGTTATCAAGATGATATACCACTGGTGGTGCCAGAAGTTAATGCTCATGCCATCGCCGATTATAAAAAGCGTAACATTATTGCCAACCCTAACTGTTCAACCATTCAAATGTTAGTTGCATTGCAGCCAATTCAAGCCAACTTAGGCATTGAGCGGATTAACGTTTGTACGTATCAGTCAGTATCTGGCGCAGGTAAAAGCGCAGTTGACGAGTTGGCAGGGCAGTGCACCAAATTATTGACAGGTCAGCCAGTCGAGTCGCACGTGTTTGATCGGCAAATTGCTTTTAATGCGATCCCACAAATCGATGTTTTCCAAGACAATGATTACACCAAAGAAGAAATGAAAATGGTGTGGGAAACACAAAAAATCTTTGCTGACGATAGTATTCGCGTTAACCCTACTGCTGTGCGTGTGCCAGTGTTTTATGGGCACGCAGAAGCCTTGCATGTTGAAACCAAAGGCAAAGTTGATATTAGCCAAGTTAAAGCTTGGTTAGATACAGCGCCAGGCGTGATTTTGATGGCAGATAACGAGGATTACCCAACCCAAATAGGTGACGCAGCGGGTAACGACGACGTTTATGTTGGCCGCGTACGCAAAGATATTAGCTGTGAAAATGGATTAAACCTGTGGGTAGTCGCTGATAATATTCGTAAAGGCGCTGCCACCAATAGCGTGCAAATAGCTGAAATATTGCTAGCTGAGTATTTGTCTTAG
- a CDS encoding 4-phosphoerythronate dehydrogenase: protein MATELQIYIEDSLLYAEEFFKDVGNITRFSGYKVQPQDISDADVLLTRSTTKVSRELVSQAKNLKFVGTATAGYDHIDGKALEDKGIHWTAAGGCNADAVADYVLSALFIIAQESMFELADKSVAVVGVGEVGSRIVERVNALGCQVIAYDPVRAQNDASFTSASLDEVLAADIISCHVPLTHDNEFATDKMFGAAQFAKMREDVIFINACRGEIVDEAALKTHMQAKPKTKLVLDVFDNEPNIDLEIMELAMFASPHIAGHSLEGKARGTEMLYFKLCDFFGLNKQHQLHDFLPPMRVDNIDLAASCQFEQSILRKITHLVYDIRDDNVWFKNAMRQDASQFKSLRRSYPIRREMTSLVVRHPAHDIQDKLTQLSLRATK, encoded by the coding sequence TTGGCTACTGAATTACAGATCTATATTGAAGATTCGCTTTTATACGCGGAAGAATTTTTTAAAGATGTGGGCAACATTACTCGCTTTTCTGGTTACAAAGTGCAGCCACAAGACATTAGCGACGCCGATGTGTTATTGACTCGCTCAACCACAAAAGTCAGTCGTGAGTTAGTCAGCCAAGCTAAGAATCTTAAGTTTGTTGGTACGGCGACCGCGGGTTATGACCATATAGATGGCAAAGCGTTAGAAGACAAAGGTATTCATTGGACAGCAGCCGGTGGCTGTAATGCTGATGCAGTAGCAGACTATGTGTTAAGCGCACTGTTTATTATTGCTCAGGAATCTATGTTTGAGCTGGCTGATAAAAGTGTCGCGGTTGTTGGTGTTGGTGAAGTCGGTTCGCGTATTGTTGAACGAGTCAACGCTTTGGGTTGCCAAGTGATAGCTTATGATCCCGTGCGTGCGCAAAACGATGCTAGTTTTACTTCAGCCAGTTTAGATGAAGTGCTAGCGGCCGATATTATCAGTTGCCATGTGCCATTAACGCACGATAATGAGTTTGCCACAGACAAAATGTTTGGTGCGGCGCAATTTGCCAAAATGCGTGAAGACGTGATCTTTATCAACGCCTGTCGCGGTGAAATTGTTGACGAAGCGGCGCTTAAGACGCATATGCAAGCCAAGCCAAAAACCAAGCTGGTCCTGGATGTTTTTGATAACGAGCCAAATATTGATTTAGAGATCATGGAACTCGCTATGTTTGCTTCTCCGCACATTGCGGGGCATAGCCTTGAAGGCAAAGCGCGCGGTACCGAGATGTTGTATTTTAAACTATGTGATTTTTTCGGTTTAAACAAACAGCATCAGTTGCATGACTTTTTACCGCCAATGCGCGTTGATAATATTGATTTAGCTGCCTCTTGTCAGTTTGAACAATCTATTTTACGCAAAATCACCCATTTGGTGTATGACATTCGAGACGATAACGTCTGGTTTAAAAACGCCATGCGTCAAGATGCTAGCCAGTTTAAATCTTTGCGTCGCAGTTATCCGATCCGCCGTGAAATGACCTCGTTAGTTGTGCGTCATCCTGCACACGACATTCAAGACAAATTAACCCAACTAAGCCTGCGTGCTACCAAGTAA